One Deltaproteobacteria bacterium genomic region harbors:
- a CDS encoding polyprenyl synthetase family protein: MITNNPTLESKMESAAAEVASLLDRVFQPDVERADGWRKLNESMRYSLLQEGAKRFRPALALLTADALGVDRSIALPFAAAVECIHTYSLIHDDLPSMDNDDFRRGKPTNHREFDEATAILAGDALLTDAFGIVADAYVETPEAAVRAIAELSKAAGSQGMVGGQAIDMAAKKAAFDIEDLRLLHLLKTGALIRVAAVGAAIVSGADEDQIEDLSDYSSSLGLAFQVADDILDYSQERPETGSYCALLGPEKTKELLAELTEEALEAIIDWDERADSLRELAEFNLRRSH, encoded by the coding sequence ATGATTACCAATAATCCGACGCTTGAAAGTAAAATGGAATCAGCGGCTGCCGAAGTTGCATCACTTCTCGATCGCGTTTTTCAACCCGATGTCGAACGTGCTGATGGTTGGCGCAAGCTGAACGAATCGATGCGCTACTCGCTCTTACAGGAAGGCGCAAAAAGATTTCGTCCAGCATTGGCGCTTCTGACGGCGGATGCTCTGGGCGTGGATCGCTCGATCGCCTTGCCGTTTGCAGCTGCTGTTGAATGCATTCACACCTATTCGTTGATTCACGATGATCTTCCGTCGATGGACAATGACGACTTCCGGCGGGGCAAGCCGACAAACCATAGAGAGTTTGATGAAGCGACTGCGATTCTTGCTGGTGACGCCCTTCTTACTGACGCTTTTGGCATTGTGGCAGATGCCTACGTCGAAACTCCAGAGGCGGCGGTGCGCGCGATCGCTGAGCTTTCAAAAGCAGCTGGATCCCAAGGGATGGTCGGCGGACAGGCGATCGACATGGCGGCCAAGAAGGCAGCGTTTGATATCGAAGACCTGCGTCTTCTACATCTTTTAAAAACCGGCGCCTTGATTCGAGTGGCTGCCGTCGGTGCTGCGATTGTTTCGGGCGCCGATGAAGATCAGATTGAAGATCTTTCTGATTACTCTTCATCACTGGGTCTTGCATTCCAAGTGGCTGACGACATCTTGGACTATTCCCAGGAGCGACCAGAGACTGGAAGCTACTGTGCGCTTCTTGGGCCAGAGAAAACGAAGGAATTGCTCGCTGAGCTGACAGAAGAAGCGCTTGAAGCGATCATCGATTGGGACGAACGCGCGGACTCTCTGCGCGAACTCGCTGAATTCAACCTTCGCCGCAGCCACTAA
- a CDS encoding exodeoxyribonuclease VII small subunit, with protein MEFEKKLKRLEDIVEKMESGDLSLDDSMKLFEEGVKMSRECQSQLTVAEEKVKLLLSIDADGKAVTRDFDPDDDSGEA; from the coding sequence ATGGAGTTTGAAAAGAAACTGAAACGATTGGAAGACATCGTCGAGAAAATGGAATCGGGCGATCTCTCGTTGGATGATTCGATGAAGCTCTTTGAAGAGGGCGTGAAAATGTCTCGCGAATGTCAGTCGCAACTGACTGTTGCCGAAGAAAAAGTGAAGCTCCTGCTTTCTATCGACGCCGATGGCAAAGCGGTTACGCGCGATTTTGATCCCGATGACGATTCTGGAGAAGCATGA
- the xseA gene encoding exodeoxyribonuclease VII large subunit, which yields MPAAQLTTQPTTQPTTTSPTTPPTKSSPVESPPPSAGQTLHSGPPNGPPAAPTPAASVNLEPKILTVGALNKLIRRRLEDEFSTLWLRGEISNFKAHPSGHFYFSLKDKEAQISAVMFRGFNSQLRFKPEDGMEVVVRGKITVYEPRGNYQIFCETMEPVGAGALQKAFEQLKRKLQAEGLFDSSRKRAIPTAPRHIAIVTSPSGAAIRDMLNVLGRRYKAAKITIVPCAVQGVKATAEIVRGLELANRLTDADVIIVGRGGGSVEDMWSFNEEAVARAIAASRLPVISAVGHEVDFTIADFVADLRAPTPSAAAELVAKNADELSASIRRFERSLVASYLGHINRLVERVRTSQRLLMDPRRKIADAIIRCDDLIDRLERMIYESIDRTRLELDMNTDRMKSRFQRRLDFARSRFTKSAAMLDGLSPLKVLDRGYAIATRAGRAITNADALSKGDLVEVRLAKGKFEAEITRSKFDGV from the coding sequence ATGCCAGCTGCACAACTAACTACACAGCCAACTACACAACCAACTACAACGTCACCTACAACGCCACCTACAAAATCTTCGCCAGTCGAGAGTCCACCGCCGAGCGCGGGTCAGACCTTACATTCCGGGCCTCCCAATGGGCCTCCCGCTGCGCCAACTCCTGCCGCGTCCGTCAATTTAGAGCCGAAAATTCTTACCGTCGGTGCGTTGAACAAATTGATTCGTAGACGGTTAGAGGACGAGTTTTCAACGCTGTGGCTGCGTGGGGAAATTTCAAACTTCAAGGCACATCCGTCGGGCCACTTTTATTTTAGCCTCAAAGACAAAGAGGCGCAGATCAGCGCAGTGATGTTCCGCGGGTTCAATTCCCAACTGAGGTTTAAGCCCGAAGATGGAATGGAAGTCGTGGTTCGCGGTAAAATTACCGTTTACGAGCCGCGAGGTAACTATCAAATATTTTGCGAAACCATGGAACCCGTTGGCGCGGGTGCACTTCAAAAAGCGTTTGAACAACTAAAGCGAAAGCTGCAAGCCGAAGGCTTATTCGATTCAAGTCGCAAGCGCGCAATTCCCACCGCGCCCCGACACATCGCAATTGTCACATCTCCGTCAGGCGCAGCGATTCGCGATATGTTGAACGTACTTGGACGCCGCTACAAAGCTGCAAAAATCACTATCGTCCCATGTGCGGTTCAGGGCGTAAAAGCTACCGCAGAAATTGTTCGCGGGCTTGAGCTCGCAAATCGCCTGACGGATGCCGACGTCATCATTGTCGGCCGAGGTGGCGGCTCGGTGGAAGACATGTGGTCCTTCAACGAAGAAGCGGTGGCGCGAGCGATTGCCGCCAGTCGTCTTCCCGTGATTTCAGCAGTAGGTCACGAAGTCGATTTTACGATAGCAGATTTCGTAGCAGATTTGCGCGCGCCGACACCTTCTGCTGCGGCAGAACTCGTCGCGAAAAACGCAGACGAACTTTCGGCATCAATCCGCCGTTTTGAGCGCAGTTTAGTTGCAAGCTACCTCGGGCACATCAATCGACTGGTAGAGCGTGTTCGCACGTCGCAAAGACTGTTGATGGATCCTAGACGTAAAATTGCAGACGCCATCATCCGTTGTGATGATCTGATCGACCGGCTTGAGCGTATGATTTACGAATCCATTGACCGCACGCGCTTGGAACTCGATATGAATACCGACCGAATGAAATCTCGGTTTCAGCGGCGATTGGACTTTGCGCGGTCGCGATTTACAAAATCAGCGGCGATGCTCGACGGACTTAGTCCGCTTAAAGTTTTAGATAGAGGGTATGCGATTGCGACCAGGGCGGGGCGGGCGATTACCAATGCGGACGCTCTTTCAAAGGGCGATCTGGTTGAGGTTCGCTTGGCCAAGGGAAAGTTTGAAGCTGAAATAACGAGGAGTAAATTCGATGGAGTTTGA